A window of Polycladomyces subterraneus genomic DNA:
GCAGGTGTACGCAGAAGGAAAGCAACCTGTTTTTAATATCGGAGCCGGAACGGTGCCGGGAGAAATGCACCTAGCCGCTGGGCAGGAACCTGCTGCGGTGGGCATCTGCGCTCACTTGCGCCGGGAAGATACGGTGACGGCGCCGCACCGCCCGCACCATCACGCGATTGCGAAGGGAGTCGACCTAAACCGGATGACGGCGGAAATATTCGGAAAAGAAACTGGTCTTGGGAAGGGCAAGGGCGGACATATGCACCTGTTTGATCCCAATGTGAAATTTTCCTGCGGTGGCATTATTGCAGCTGGTATGCCGCATGCGGCTGGCGCTGCTTTGGCGGCGAAGATGAAAGGAAAAGATTGGGTGGCTGTGGCGTTCATCGGGGAAGGAGCGGCGAATGCAGGCGCTTTTCACGAAACGCTGAATCTGGCAGCACTATGGAAACTACCCCTGATCGTGGTGATCGAGGACAACTCATATGGCATTTCTGTCCCCAAATCAGCGTCAACGGCCGTCGAAACCAACGACAAACGGGGATCTGCTTATGGAATTCCGGGCTACTACGTAAAAGACAATGACCCGATTGAAATGTATCGCGTATCTGGCGAAGCAGTTGAGCGTGCCCGTAGGGGGGAAGGTCCGACCATCATCGAGATTGAAACGTATCGCTACCTGGGACATTTTCAGGGGGATCCGGAAGTCTATCGCGACCAGAACGAAGTACCCAACCTGAAGGAAAAAGATCCAATTGTGCGACTGAAGACCCATCTGCTACGGGAAAACGCGGCAACGGAGAAGGAAATTGAGGAAATGGAAGCCCGCGCAAGGATGGAAGTCGATCGGGCGTATGAGTTCGCGCGGAAAAGTGCGTATCCGAAACCGGAGGCAGCTTTGGAAGACCTGTTTGCGACGAGTGGCATCGACGGTTAAAACATTTGATCTGGAAAGGGGAATCGGCATATGGAAACAATGACGAGACGGATGTTGACGGGAAACAAGGCGTTGGCGGAAGCGATCGCGCAGGAGATGGAGCGGGATCCGAACGTTTTCGTGATGGGTGAGGATGTTGGAAAATACGGCGGTATTTTTGGGGCGACTGAAGGACTGTACAAAAAATTTGGTCCGCAACGGGTGCTCGACACACCGATTTCTGAAACCGCATTCATCGGTGCAGCAATTGGAGCGGCTGCGGAAGGCATTCGACCGATCGTGGAACTCATGTTCGTCGACTTCTTTGGTGTTTGCATGGACCAAATTTACAATCATATGGCGAAAATCCACTATATGTCGGGTGGCCATGTGAAACTGCCGATAGTGCTGATGACCGCTGTTGGTGGTGGCTATTGCGATGCAGCGCAACACTCACAAACCCTGTACGCAACATTCGCCCATCTGCCGGGTATGAAAGTGGTGGCGCCGTCCACTCCTTACGATCTTAAAGGCATGATGATTTCCGCCATTCGTGACGACAACCCGGTTGTGTTTATGTTTCACAAGTCGTTGCAAGGATTGGGGTGGATGGATCAGATCGACGCTTCTATCGGCAACGTGCCGGAAGAATCCTACACCGTTCCGCTTGGTAAGGCGAAGGTGGTACGCGAGGGATCAGACGTAACGATTGTCGGCATCCAAATGATGACTCACCATGCGCTTGCGGCGGCGGAAAAATTGGCGGAACAGGGAATCCAGGCGGAAGTGATCGATTTGCGCTCGCTCGTACCGCTGGACAAGGAAACGATTCTACAGTCTGTCAAGAAGACGAACCGA
This region includes:
- a CDS encoding thiamine pyrophosphate-dependent dehydrogenase E1 component subunit alpha, giving the protein MAVPLEKLKWIYEIMVKIRYYEETMVQVYAEGKQPVFNIGAGTVPGEMHLAAGQEPAAVGICAHLRREDTVTAPHRPHHHAIAKGVDLNRMTAEIFGKETGLGKGKGGHMHLFDPNVKFSCGGIIAAGMPHAAGAALAAKMKGKDWVAVAFIGEGAANAGAFHETLNLAALWKLPLIVVIEDNSYGISVPKSASTAVETNDKRGSAYGIPGYYVKDNDPIEMYRVSGEAVERARRGEGPTIIEIETYRYLGHFQGDPEVYRDQNEVPNLKEKDPIVRLKTHLLRENAATEKEIEEMEARARMEVDRAYEFARKSAYPKPEAALEDLFATSGIDG
- a CDS encoding alpha-ketoacid dehydrogenase subunit beta, encoding METMTRRMLTGNKALAEAIAQEMERDPNVFVMGEDVGKYGGIFGATEGLYKKFGPQRVLDTPISETAFIGAAIGAAAEGIRPIVELMFVDFFGVCMDQIYNHMAKIHYMSGGHVKLPIVLMTAVGGGYCDAAQHSQTLYATFAHLPGMKVVAPSTPYDLKGMMISAIRDDNPVVFMFHKSLQGLGWMDQIDASIGNVPEESYTVPLGKAKVVREGSDVTIVGIQMMTHHALAAAEKLAEQGIQAEVIDLRSLVPLDKETILQSVKKTNRLVVVDEDYLSYGMTAEVAAVVAEQALYDLEAPIRRLAVPDVPIPYSRPLEQFVIPGPQAIYDAVVDLLNQ